The sequence GTTCCTGTGTAAAAGGAGATATAGGGAAAAATTCTGATATCGACCTGTTGATAATTAAAGATACAGAGAAGCGGTTTTTAGACAGAATTGATGAAATAATACGGATTATTGATCCGAAAGTTGCTGTTGATATTCTTGTATACACACCAAATGAAATTGAAGAACTTTTAAAAGTCAATTCTTTCATAAAAGAAATCTTAAAAGAGGGGAGAGTAATACATGAAAGCTGAGCCGTTGCATGAGGGAAAACGGTGGATGACTCAGGCCGAATATGATTTAAAGGATGCTGAATTTACCTTTAAAGGGAAAAGATATAATCTAACGTGTTTTCTAGCCCAACAATCGGCAGAAAAGGCTTTAAAAGCATTTCTTTATTCTAAAGGGGCAGAACAGGTATGGGGACATAGTGTAGCTGAATTATGTGAAGAAGCTATTAAAATTGATGAAATATTTAAAAAACTAAAATCTGAAGCAGCTCCATTGGATAAGTTTTATATACCGACACGGTACCCAAATGGTTTACCGGGGGGTATACCTGCAGAAGCCTTTGATAAATATGATGCTGAAAGGGGACTAGAAATGGCCAAGCGAGTTATAAATTTTATTAAAGAAAAGTTGGGAGAGGAGTAACACTTATGCTTAACAGTCTTCCCGAACTTCTCGCTCCGGCCGGCAGCTGGGACAGCTTCAGGGCAGCCGTTGAAAATGGGGCAGATGCCGTATATTTAGGGGGCAAAGCCTTCAGTGCTCGGAGCTATGCTGCGAATTTTGATAACCATGAAGTAGAAAGAGCCGTCGAATATGCCCATCTCCGGGGAGTAAGGATATATGTTACTGTTAATACCCTCCTGGATAATGGAGAATTAATGCAGGCTGCAGAATATACCAGATTTTTAAATAACATTGGAGTGGACGGAATAATTGTTCAGGATTTAGGTCTGCTCCATATAATTAAAAACAGTCTGCCGGATATGGAAATTCATGCGAGCACCCAGATGACCATCCACAATATCGAGGGGGCTAAGGCCCTTGAGGAGATGGGAGTAAATAGAATCGTCCTGGCCAGAGAGCTTTCTCTGGAGGAAATAAAGGAAATAGCCCGCGAGACTGCGGTAGAGCTTGAAGTATTCGTTCACGGGGCCCTTTGTTTTTGTTATTCAGGGCAGTGCCTTATGAGCAGCCTTATAGGCGGCAGAAGCGGAAACAGGGGGAAATGTGCCCAGCCGTGCCGCCTCAAGTTTTCCCTAAAGGCATCAGACGGAAGAATAGTAATGGAGGATAAGCACATATTAAGCCCAAAAGACCTGAATATGATTAAATTCCTTCCCGAGCTGGTAAATATCAGTGGAATAAAGGCTCTTAAAATCGAAGGGAGGATGAAACGACCCGAATATGTGGCCGTTGTCACCAGGGCATACCGGCGAGCCCTTGACAGGATCAGGGATAACCCTGAATGCTTCAATATAGAGGATGAAGAATACCGGGAGCTAATTCAGATATTCAGCAGGGGTTTTACTACGGGCTATTATTACGGAAGACCCGGAAGGAATATGATGAGTTATGAAAGCGGCAAGAACCGGGGTTTATTGATAGGTAAGGTCCAAAATGTCGATAAGGGAGGGCTGAGTTTTATCAGACTTTACGGCAGTCTGAGCAGGGGTGACGGTATTGAAGTGTGGAGCCGAAAGGGGAACAGTTACGGGACCACCATCGATTATATGGAGATAAACGGGGAAAAAGCAGAGAAGGGCAGCAGGGGCCAGATTGCCGGAATCAAAATGAGGGGAAGAGTGCATCAGGGGGACCTTGTATATAAAACATCTGATATAGGCCTCATTGCAAGGGCGCAGCAGAGCTTTGCAGGAGAAAAACCCTTACGAAAAATACCTGTAGTTATGGAAGCGGAACTAATGGCAGGAAAGCCTTTAAGCTTGAAAATAAAAGACCTAGACGGAAATGAGGTAACCGTTTTTTCAAAATCCTATGTGGAAAGGGCTGTAAACAAACCCCTTACCGAAAGTGATATCAGGTCAAAACTTGATAGGCTTGGGAATACCCCGTATCGTTTGGAAAGTTTGAAGATAAAGATGGATAATGGGGTTACCCTTCCTTTCAGGGAACTTAATGAAACCCGGAGGCAGGGGGTAGACCTTCTCAGCAAAGAAAGGATTCGAAGATACACACGTAAAGGAATTGAATACAGGGATTTTCAGGATAGGATTTTCCCGCTGTTTATATCTGAGGGGCAGCAAACAACAAAGAAGAAGACCTCTTTAACGGTTAGGGTGGATAGTGTCAGGGGGGTAAAAATAGCCTGTGAGTCAGGGGCAGATGAGATATATTTCGGAGGGGAAGGCTTTTTTGGAAAAGGATTTTGTATCGGGGAATACAGGGAAGCCCTGGAAATCGCCGGGAGATACGATAAAAAGATGTATTTTGCCTTACCCAGAATTACTGATGTTGCCCAAATGGAAGAAATCAAAGGTCGTATCAAGGTTTTAAAAGACCTTAAGCCCTATGGATTTTTAGCCAGCAATATAGGTATTTTATATGAACTGAAGGAATATGATGTTAATTGCATTGCCGATTTCCCCTTAAATGTGTTTAATTCCCTGACAGCTAAAGTCTTAAATGAAAGGTTCAATGTAAGCCGGATAACCCTTTCTCCTGAATTAAGATTGTCCCAAATTCGTGATATAGTTTCGGGACCTACTTTTATGGAGCTGGAAGTAATAGGCCACGGCTTCCTGCCCATGATGGTTACAAAACACTGCATTATTCAGAGTATTGTTTTAGGGGGGAGCCCCAACGAATGCGCGGGGATCTGCAAAAAGGGGGAAGAATATGTTTTACTGGACAGAATGAAAAAGGAATTTCCCTTATGGCAGGATGATAATTGCCATACCCACATTATGAACTGTGTAGAACTCATGACCCTGGAAGAGGTCCCTCAATTAGTAAATACGGGAATATTCAGCCTGAGAATAGAGGGCCGCCGGAGGGAATATGGTTTAGCCGAAGTTATAAGAGTTTACAGAAAGGTTCTTGATATGGGGGATGAGGGGCTGGATAGTCCGGATGTTCAGAAATTTATTGAAAGCATGAAAACCAGGGGTTATACTAAAGGCCATTTATTAAGGGGAGTAGAATAAATTATAAGAAGGCCGTGGAAATGACCTTCTTATTAATAGTTTACCGGGATCAATGGATTAAATGACCCTTTTGTATCCTCTACATTCTGTTGGGCTTCGACAAAGGTCAGGCCGGCACCGGCTTTGGCAAAAGCTAAAAAAATTTTTGAAACCCCAGGAATCTTTCTAATCTATTCAACATGGGAGATTTTCAAGTTTTCCTGCCATTTGTAGGCTTATATCAGAGCTGAATAAAAAAAATGATTCGGGTTACAATAATTTCTAGTATTAAATGGAGTTCTGCCTGCCTTCTGAAAGGGGAGTGAATATGTATCAGTTTAATATATCCCATGATGGAATAAGGGCTGAGATAAGTGACGGGGATGAAATCCTTGATGTTTTTCTTGAAAATGGAGAAATAAAGGTTAAATTACCGTATGATATTGATTTACAGGCCTTATCGAAGGACATTGCCGAACGGGGATACTTTATTTCGACCGATGAATGGGATAATTCTGAGACCCAGTCGTGGGGAGAAGCTTTTGATAAGGAGGGATATTATCCCAATTCAATATATAAAGAAAGGGGACAGTGGATTTTTACACTTTCTCCTGAAGATTACCAGCTGGTTGATCCAGATAAAGGGGAGAAAAAGCCCGTTATAGGAGAAAGATTTAAAGAGGAGTTTGATAAGTGGTACCCGATTATAAAAAAATCGAAAATTGAGCGGAATAATTAACCATTCAGATCTGATATTTAAAAATAAGGGGGATACTCTGAAAATTAATAAGAAAACGGATTGAAGAAACTAATTCCGTTCAAAAAGGCATTTGATGAAATTTTCTAAACGAGGTATAATTAAAAAAATAACCAAAAAGGTGATTAATTATTATGAGAATTCTTTATATAGCAAATAGCATCGATATAGTATTTTTTAAAAACCACCTTCCTAAAACGGGAGGTGGTTTTTTATATGCCCTTCTTTATTGATGAGCAGCCGGCGGGAGGAGGTGTATTAATGGGTGTATTCCAGAATATTGTTAAAGATTATAGTGAAAAATGCATTAAATGCGGGAAAGAGGCCTATGAAGGGATTTACTGTGATGAATGTTCTGATGTATTTATATGCAGTGATTGTTTGAAAGAAAACCCCGGAATTATGAAAAAAACAGGGAGATTCAAATGGGTTTGTGTAAAACATTAAATGCTGTAAGGAATGTGAAGGTTCCCAAAACGGGAACCTTCTTAAATTTTTTAAAAGGTGTATTTTTTTCAATAAATGCCAAAAATACAAATGTAAAATGTATAATCTTAAGGTTTTTATCTTAGACAAGGGTCTTAATTTTGAAAAAATGTACATATTCAAAAAGAAAAATAGAGGAATATTATATACTAATGTAGAATTTACCGTAAATGAAATAGAACACCGGACACAAACAAAAAATCAGGCTTTTTATGTATAAAATCAAATTTGAAAGAAAGGGGTAGAAGAGTGTTAAAATACGAACAGATTAGGGACCTGATTATGAACGATGCTTTCGATGCAGGGTTAGATGTGTACAATATCAGGAATTATATCGAGATGGAAACCCTTGACAGAACATTCAAAATATCATGTGTCCCTATAGGATTTAAACCGGGAAGCGGGATAACAGCAGAAATTAGTTTTGATTGGGACTGTATGTATAGTTCTGAATCCATTTACGGGTCTTCATGTGACCTTTATCATGATGAGGCTGTTAATTGCCCCCATATGGAATATGAACCCGATGCTTTTATTGAGCTTGAGATAAAGTTTAATTTCCCCGTAAGCAGAGCTGAAGACATCCCTGAAATCTACAGAAGGATAAAAAAGGTGCTTCAAAATGAGATTTCCCATAATAATTATCCGCAGATAAAATTTGAGATATCTGTGCTGGCAGATGGAAGGGTGGTAGTCCACGACTCATACGCATATATGTTTTGGGAAGTACCTTTTAATGACTACGATATTGATTTTTCAAGGATTTTTAATGAAATAAAAAATATCCTTATTGCGCTCTATGAATCGAACGTTTTCAAAACCAAAAAATGGAAATAAAAATATCCTTAACTTACAAAAGGAGGCACGACCATTGAAAGATCCGAGGATTGAAACCCTGGCGAAAAATCTTATTTCTTATTCGGTGGAATTGAAACGGGGCGAAAAAGTCTTGATAGAGGTATCGGGAAGTGAGACAATTCTTACCGGAGAGATAATTAAGCAGGTCTATCAGGCAGGCGGCATCCCTTTTGTTAACATAAAATCCCCACGTATCTCGAGGGAATTATTAATGGGAGCAACGGAGGAGAGCATTAAGGCGATGGCATCTTATGATATAGTAAGGATGAAGGATATGAAGGCCTATATCGGCATTTATGCAGCAGATAATGTCAACGAATTTTCCGATGTTCCACCCGAAAAACTCAAAATCTTCATGGAACATTACAGTAAACCAGTTCACAGCAATATACGTGTAAGGAATACAAAATGGTGCGTCCTCCGGTACCCTACGCCCTCTATGGCTCAAATGGCTGAAATGAGCACTGAAGCCTTTGAAGACTTTTATTTCAACGTGTGCAACCTGGACTACAATAAGATGTCTAAGGCAATGGACCCTCTGGTTGAATTGATGGAGAAGACTGATAGGGTTAAGATATTGGGCCCGGGGACAAATTTAAGTTTCTCAATTAAAGGGATTCCGGCAATTAAGTGTGACGGCAAGTTTAACATCCCTGATGGAGAGGTTTTTACTGCACCCGTAAAGGAGTCCGTGGAGGGGCATATTACATTTAATACACCGACGGTGTTCCAGGGGGAAACCTTTTATAACATCTATCTGGAATTCAAAAAAGGCAGGATAATAAAAGCGACTTCGGATAAAACTGAGAAATTAAACCACATCCTTGATACCGATAAAGGGGCAAGGTATATAGGGGAATTCGCTATAGGGTTGAATCCCTATGTAGAAAAACCTATGAAGGATACACTCTTTGATGAAAAAATAATGGGAAGTTTTCACCTCACACCTGGCCATTGTTATGATGAAAGCAGCAACGGAAATGAGTCGGCCATACACTGGGATATGGTATGCATCCAGAGGAAGGAATACGGCGGAGGAGAGATATATTTCGATGACATTCTTGTGAGGAAAGACGGGATTTTTGTTTTGGATGAGTTAAAGGATTTGAACCCGAAGGCGTTGAGATAGTGGCGAATCGAGATTTTCTTACAAATCAGAGCTTCTTTATATAAAAAGGGTAAAACAAAAACTGTTTTACCCTTATTTGCATATCTACTAAGCTGATAGTTCAAGAAAAAACTGATAGTTTAAGAAAAAAATTGAAAGAGATTGTCGTTTGGTATAGAATAAAAATACCAATAATATATTTATCATTACATCTGTTATTACATCTTTTAGGGGTGGCTGCTATGAATGATAATGAAGAAACGGGGATAAAGAATTTAAACGAATATCTTGCTGTTATTCAAATTGTTAGCCTTCTGCTGTTACTTATAATTAGCAGCTCTCTACTACCCGGTGAAGCAAACAAGTTGCCCGACAATTTCAAGATTATAACTATCGGTATATGGGTAATAGGTTTATTCTTTATTTATATAATTTGGATTTTCTTTTTAGGGAGAAGAAAAAGAAGAATAAACACCAAACCTAGCAGACTAGATATATTATTGTCAATTATTTATTTTTTTTTGATTACAGCAATCATATACAAAACTGGAGCACATGAGAGCCCTTACAAAAATATATTTTTACTTTTAGTGGTAATGCACACATTAAAATTCGGAACGGTATTTGGTGCAGTATCAGTTATATTCAGTTCCATCGGTATTATGTTAAATGACCTAATAATATTAAAACGGATTTCAAACAATCCTTACCTTGAAGCTGATATAGTTTTAATAGGTGTCCTTATTATAACTAACTGGCTGCTTGGGAGTTTTATTAAAATGATAGAGGATGATGCCGTTCATAGGGCGCGTTTGGAAACAATTGCGGAAATGGCAGGGGAAGTTGCTCACGAAATAAGGAACCCCCTGGTTGCTGTTAAGGGTTTTATTCAATTGGAAGGCTTAAAAGAAGAATCTTCCCTTGACAAAGGGGTAATTAAGCTGCTTTTGCGCGAAATTCAAAGGATTGAGGAAATAATTGCAGAATTTCTAAAACTCGGTGAAGCTTATGAACTAAAAGTAACAGAAATAGATTTGAGGGTACTTTTTAAAAGAATTAAATTAATGATGAAAACTCAGTTAGGGTTCAAAAACATATTTATAGAAATAAAAGTGGATGAACATGTGCCGTTGATTAAAGGGGATGTTATGCTTTTAAGACAGGTATTTGTTAATATCGTCAAAAAAGCCTTTGAAACTGTTGGTAACGGCGGGAAAGTGGAGATTAGCGCAAGTTACGTAAATAATGAAGTCAAAGTTGAAATAAGTGCCAATAGAAAAACCAGAGGGCCTTTTTTACATGCCCAAAAAGAAAAACAGGCCATTGGGTTGACAATAAATGAAATGATTATAGAAAAACATAAAGGGCGTATTGAAGTATTAACGAAATCAGATGGAGGCCTGCAATTTACGGTTTTTTTGCCTGCTTAGGTTGAGTAATTTTGAAAAAAGTCTTAAAAGTTTTTTAAAAGCCTAAGCAGGAAAAAAATTTTTTATGTTGAAATTAAAAATAAAAATGCTGAAAATGGTGCAGAAACCAGAACTTGGCTTGGGGTGATGTGTATGATAAATGTGCCCTGGTATACCGTAATGTTGAGAGCAATTCCTGAAGTAATTGGGCTTATATTGTTATGCCTTGCGATTATTAATGAAAATGTTGAAAGTAAAAGGAAAAGACTTTTAAACGTCACTATTATAACAATTTTTAGTACATTTACGCTTAAAATGCTTCCGATAAGATTCGGCATAAATACCCTTTTTTTGATAATATTAGATTCGATATCAGTAGCGTTGCACAAAAATTTTAAGACGGTGTCAAGCATAAAAATGATAAATCATGGTTATTACTTTATATTCTAAATATGTTATATTTTTACAGTTGCTTTTCTTCCCTGCGGTTAAAGGAGCAATCTCTTAAAGGTAGCCCTTTCCACATTTTAACATTAAGTATTCTTTTAGAGTATTACCGGATCATAAGTTAAATCGTCCAAATGATCCGCCTCGCCTGCTATCACCTGCCTTAGGGTTTCTTGAAATATCCTTTCATGGTCTATTTTCCGCCGTCCTTTGGAGCTTCGTTTAGGCTTACGATAAAGCTTCTGGACAAAATAAGGAAATGGTTCGTAAAGGCAGGTTTTAAGAAGTCTTTGAATCTGCAGTAACGGCCCTTCATAACCTGTTTTTAGCTTGATTAGCTTCAACATACAATAGGCGATAAGAGCTATGTAGAGCTGCATTTCTACGGCCTGCTGGCTTAAACTGTAAAAATGTTTAATATACAGATGCTGCTTAATCCACTTGAAGAAAAGCTCGATCTGCCAGCGGTAGCGGTAGATATCGCCTATTTCTTCCGCAGGCAGTTCAAAGTTGTTCGTAATAATAATGATCGGGTTGCCGTTAAGGTCTTCTGTTTCGATAGACCTTAGGGGGTGGTGCATCTTTGTCAATCCGTCTTTGCCCAGGATAACGATGCGATCTTTTTTAATGACGCTGCCGGGCTTTACAGGGAGTTCTTTAACTACTTCTACCAAGGCGTTTTTCTTTAAGCGGCTGGCAAAAAATATTCCTTGTTCGCAGTAATCATCAAACTTTTTATAATCGAGATAACCCCGGTCGAAAACGTTAAAGGCATCTTTTGATTCAACAACCAGTTCATCCATCTGGGTTTTATCCGCTTTCTTAGCAGGAGTAATTATGGCAGCATCGGGGAGGACCCCTTTTTCAAACAACCTCAGTCTTAAGTGTATCTTGATACCGCCTTTGGTTTTCCTAAAACTTGCCCAGCGATAGCGGGTTATACAAAGGCTGATAATCGAGGAATCGATCAGGTAAAGGTTGCCCAGTTCCTGTCTTATGGGTTTAAACCCTGTTTGGAAACCCACCTGCCGTACAAGATCCTGAAAAAGGGTCTGAACCGTTTCCGGCATCATGCTTCTTAATTTGCGAGAAAGCTGGGAAAAGCTAATGGAATCAAGTTTGATTGCTTTGCTGAATTCTCTGTTACAAAGGTTATTGCTGATTTCCCTTAATGACCTTAGTTGCTCCAGTTGGGCAAAGACCATTAAAATAATAAATTTAATGGCCGTTAGCTTTTTGACATACTTATCAACTTCTAGTTTTTGCAGCAGTTGATGAAATTTTTGTGAAAAAATTGGTTCAAACAGTTGATTAAATGTGGAATTTGTGGTATCCTTGCCTTGCATTTTTTATTCTCCTTTATATTAGGGATTATGGCAAGGACTACCATATATCCCTATTATAAAGGATTTTTCTTTATTATGCAAGGTTTATATTACCGTTTTACGCATTTGCTAGTTATATCTTTTGTTTTCTTATTAATCCGTTACTTGACAAATTGAATTTTGCTTTATGCAACGCTACTGATTCGATATATCTAAACGTTTTTATGGATATTAATATGTGGAAAGCAATAACAGGGTTTATTGCTTCCTTAACGATACTTTCCCTCTCAGAATGGTTAACTGTCATTATAGCCGTAAAGATACTAGGAATATCAATGGATATGATTTTTTCTAATTCCCTTTATTATACTTTATTTGGGATTCCAAGCCTTTTGGCCTTATATCTGTTAGCGTTTTTAAAATTCAGGTATAATCTTAAAAAAGATTTTTACAAAAGGGCAGGTTAAAAATAAATGGGTATTGAAGAAATTTCTAGAATATTAGCGCTTAAAATTTCTTCAAGGATTTCTTTAAAAAGCGAGGAGCGGGAAATCATTGAATACGGATTAAAGGTCTTCCTTTCTGAGGTTCTTTCTTTGTCAATATTATTTATAGTGCTGTTCGTAGCGGGTTTAATAAAGACGGGTATGAGTATTCTAATTCCAGCAGGAATGCTGCGGAAGTTTTCTGGAGGGGCACACTGCAGTTCCCCTATGTGCTGCACCATATTAGGGGTTATGACTGTTCCGCTGTTTGCATTTTCGGTTGAAAGGCTGCTAATTTTGGGAGAAAATAAATTACTAGCAGCAGCAGTTTGCTTGAATGTTTTGAGTTTTTTTAACTGTTTAAAATATGCGCCGGCTGATTCCCCGCAAAAGCCGATTAATGAGGTATCTAAAAAAAGGCTGAAGAGGGGTGCCCTTTTGTTGATTTTAATTGCTTTCTCGGTTTTAATAGCGGGTTATCTTTTACGTTACATCGATATATCATTCCTGTTAGCAGCATCAGTCGGTTTTTTTTATCAAAGTATTACCCTGACTCCTGCCGGTTATGGATTTACAGCGTCCATGGACAGGCTAATGCGGAAAATCATATAGCTCAAAAAATAAGGCTGAAAGGGGGTATATTTAAATGAAAAAACTGATAAAGCTGGCATTTGTTTTCTTTGCTGCTTTTTTAACTTTGATAGCCCAAATTAACGCCGTATCCGCATGTTCTTTCCTTTGGTACCAGCCTGAACTGCCGAACAGCCTGAAAAAATAATACCTCTCTATTAAGAAGGTTGGAAGGCTCAACCTTCTTAATATTTTACTTTGGGGTGTTTAGCTTGAATGAAAAGAGAATGAAACGAAACAGCTGTATAAATGAATATATTGCTATAGCAAAAATATTTTGCGCTTTATTAATATCCATAATTCTAATATCATATTTTTTTATAGATAGGCTCTCAATATTTAACAGTATATGGATGATAATTTCTTTATATATCTTTATCCTTATTTTAATGTTAAGTCTCTGGAATTATTTTCAGAAAAACATAACCGGCTGCAGTTTTGTGCCCAAGATATTAGATGTTTTTATCTTGCTAATTTTCTTCTTTTCAATAACCTTTATAATATATTTTACAGGTGCCCATGAAAGCAATTATAAAAACCTTTACTTCCTTTTAACTATAATATATACCTTAAGGTTTGGTTTGAATTTTGGAATTGCGGTTTCTATGCTCAGCTCCGCAGGTATTGTGTTTAATGATATTGTACTCCAACCGGCTCTTGAATACAACATCTATTTAGAATCCGATTTGATAACTATAGCCATCCTCTTTTTAACCAGCTGGCTTTTAGGAAACTTCATTAAAACCGAGGAAAAACGCCTGCAGCAGCTTGAAAAAATAGCTAATGTCGACGGGCTTACAGGTTTATACAACCATCGTTTTTTCCAGGAGAAACTGGATTGGGAAATAAAAAAGTGCGAACGGAACAAAAAGAGCCTTGCACTAATGATGATAGATATAGATTTTTTTAAACTATATAATGACTCTTACGGCCACTTAAAAGGTGATATCTTATTAAAGGAATTCAGTCAGATTATATTAAGTAATATCAGAAAATGCGATACTGCTGCAAGATACGGCGGTGATGAATTTACTGTAATATTCCCGGATCTAGATGGGAAGCAGGCACGGTCCATAGGAGAGCGGCTGCAAAAGACTATCAAGGAAAAATTTAATAAGGATTTTAATTTTACGAATAATACCATGTCGGTTTCTATTGGGATAGCCCTATACCCTGAACATGCGGATAATAAAAAGGACTTGATAAAAAAAGCAGATGAAGCCATGTATAAGGCTAAATATGTTAACAATAAAATCCAGCTGTATTATTCGGTACTGGATGACTTAAAATCAACTATGAATAATTCCGAAATTGAGCTGTTAAATTCAATAAAAACCCTCATTTCTATAATTAATGCAAAGGATAGGTATACATTCGGTCATTCAGAAAGGGTTGTCTGTTATACAAGGGTTATAGCAGAAGCCTTGGGTTTAAAAGGAAAAGATTTAAAAACACTGATATATGGAGCTTATCTGCATGATATAGGGAAGATTGAGATAGATAGAGAAATTTTAAATAAGCAGGGGGCATTAACTGAGGATGAGTGGGAAATTATAAAAAAACATCCTAATTGGGGGGCTGACATAATTAAGCCCATATCTTCCCTTGTAGATTCCCTGCCTGTAATATTGTACCATCATGAAAAAATGGACGGGACGGGCTATCCTTTTGGTTTAAAAGGTAGAGAGATTCCTTTATCTGCAAGAATATTAGCGGTTGCCGATAGTTTTGATGCCATGACCTCTGATAGACCTTATAAAAAAGCAATGTCTTTAAAAGAAGCAATAAAAGAATTGGAGAGGGACTGTAATACCCACTTTGATTCAAAGATTGTCAGGGCTTTTGTTCAGGTAATCGATAAATATAAAAACGTAGACGAAATTTTGGATGATTTAAGTATTAAGGATTTCTAAAAAATGAGTATCATGAAACCGCATCCGTGCTTCACTCACTCTGAAATTTGGCTTTCCGCCATCCATGGCTCCAAGTCAAATAAGTTGCTCCGCGATGTAATCCTACGGGTAAGCGTTTCCTGAGTAAAGTATATAATCAATTTATTTAAAAAAGACCTTGAAAATATAGAAAGATTAAAAATAATGTTTTCAGTAAAGAAGGAAAATTCAATTTAATGTAGAAAATGTATATATTATTATTAAATTAAATATTTATTAATACAGGTGAATTGGGAGGTGAAGCAAAAACAGTTTGATAGACCGTTTTACAGAAACAACGAACAAAAACTACATAAAAATAGGGGGGGTCAAAGTGAAAGCAAAATGGCTTTCTGCATTATTGGTTATAATCCTGGCTGTTTCCCTTTTAGCAGCCGGCTGCGGCAAGAAAGAGGAGGCTCCGGCCCAGGAGGAAACCGTTAAGGTAGGCTGGATAGGTTCCCTTACGGGGGACCAGGCGATCTGGGGACAGTGTGAGTTAAACACGATCAAGATGCTTTTTGAGGAAATCAATGAAAAGGGAGGCATCTTAGGCAGGAAGCTCGAGGTTATAGGTTACGATACCAGAGGAGATGCGATGGAAGCCGTCAATGCCGTTAAGAGGC is a genomic window of Koleobacter methoxysyntrophicus containing:
- a CDS encoding accessory gene regulator ArgB-like protein, encoding MGIEEISRILALKISSRISLKSEEREIIEYGLKVFLSEVLSLSILFIVLFVAGLIKTGMSILIPAGMLRKFSGGAHCSSPMCCTILGVMTVPLFAFSVERLLILGENKLLAAAVCLNVLSFFNCLKYAPADSPQKPINEVSKKRLKRGALLLILIAFSVLIAGYLLRYIDISFLLAASVGFFYQSITLTPAGYGFTASMDRLMRKII
- a CDS encoding cyclic lactone autoinducer peptide, encoding MKKLIKLAFVFFAAFLTLIAQINAVSACSFLWYQPELPNSLKK
- a CDS encoding bifunctional diguanylate cyclase/phosphohydrolase translates to MLSLWNYFQKNITGCSFVPKILDVFILLIFFFSITFIIYFTGAHESNYKNLYFLLTIIYTLRFGLNFGIAVSMLSSAGIVFNDIVLQPALEYNIYLESDLITIAILFLTSWLLGNFIKTEEKRLQQLEKIANVDGLTGLYNHRFFQEKLDWEIKKCERNKKSLALMMIDIDFFKLYNDSYGHLKGDILLKEFSQIILSNIRKCDTAARYGGDEFTVIFPDLDGKQARSIGERLQKTIKEKFNKDFNFTNNTMSVSIGIALYPEHADNKKDLIKKADEAMYKAKYVNNKIQLYYSVLDDLKSTMNNSEIELLNSIKTLISIINAKDRYTFGHSERVVCYTRVIAEALGLKGKDLKTLIYGAYLHDIGKIEIDREILNKQGALTEDEWEIIKKHPNWGADIIKPISSLVDSLPVILYHHEKMDGTGYPFGLKGREIPLSARILAVADSFDAMTSDRPYKKAMSLKEAIKELERDCNTHFDSKIVRAFVQVIDKYKNVDEILDDLSIKDF